A region of Thermus oshimai DSM 12092 DNA encodes the following proteins:
- the lpdA gene encoding dihydrolipoyl dehydrogenase — protein sequence MYDLLVIGAGPGGYVAAIRAAQLGMKVGVVEKEKALGGTCLRVGCIPSKALLETTERIYEVKKGLLGLKVEGFSLDLGALLAHKDKVVQANTQGIEFLFKKNGIARHLGTARFLSEKKVEVAETGEVLEGRYLLIATGSAPLIPPWAEVDYERVVTSTEALSFPEVPERFVVVGGGVIGLELGVVWHRLGAKVTVLEYMDRILPTMDAELSRAAEKIFKKEGLEIRTGVRVVRVAPEGKGARVELEGGEALWADRVLVAVGRRPYTDGLGLEAAGLSTDERGRIPVDGHLRTKHPHIYAIGDVIRGPMLAHKASEEGIAAVEHMATGVGHVDYLAIPSVVYTHPEVAGVGYTEEELKAQGIPYKVGRFPYSASGRARAMGETEGFVKVLAHRDTDRILGVHGIGARVGDVLAEAALAIFFKASAEDLGRAPHAHPSLSEILKEAALAAWERPIHL from the coding sequence GTGTACGACCTCCTGGTCATCGGGGCCGGCCCCGGGGGGTACGTGGCGGCCATCCGGGCGGCCCAGCTGGGGATGAAGGTGGGGGTGGTGGAGAAGGAGAAGGCCCTGGGGGGGACCTGCCTAAGGGTGGGGTGCATCCCCTCCAAGGCCCTCCTGGAGACCACCGAGCGCATCTACGAGGTGAAAAAGGGCCTTCTTGGGCTCAAGGTGGAGGGCTTCAGCCTAGACCTAGGGGCCCTTCTCGCCCACAAGGACAAGGTGGTCCAGGCCAACACCCAGGGGATTGAGTTCCTCTTCAAGAAAAACGGCATCGCCCGCCACCTGGGCACGGCCCGCTTCCTTTCCGAGAAGAAGGTGGAGGTGGCGGAGACGGGGGAGGTCCTGGAAGGGCGGTACCTCCTCATCGCCACGGGGAGCGCCCCCCTCATCCCCCCCTGGGCGGAGGTGGACTACGAGCGGGTGGTGACCTCCACCGAGGCCCTGAGCTTCCCGGAGGTGCCCGAGCGGTTCGTCGTGGTGGGGGGCGGGGTGATCGGCCTCGAGCTCGGGGTGGTTTGGCACCGGCTCGGGGCCAAGGTCACCGTGCTGGAGTACATGGACCGCATCCTCCCCACCATGGACGCCGAGCTTTCCCGGGCGGCGGAAAAGATCTTCAAGAAGGAGGGCCTGGAGATCCGCACCGGGGTGCGGGTGGTGCGGGTGGCCCCTGAGGGGAAAGGGGCCCGGGTGGAGCTCGAGGGGGGCGAGGCCCTTTGGGCCGACCGGGTCCTCGTGGCCGTGGGGCGGCGGCCCTACACGGACGGCCTTGGCCTGGAGGCGGCGGGGCTTTCCACGGACGAGCGGGGCCGCATCCCCGTGGACGGGCACCTGAGGACCAAACACCCCCACATCTACGCCATCGGGGACGTGATCCGGGGGCCCATGCTGGCCCACAAGGCCAGCGAGGAGGGCATCGCCGCGGTGGAGCACATGGCCACGGGGGTGGGCCACGTGGACTACCTGGCCATCCCCAGCGTGGTCTACACCCACCCCGAGGTGGCGGGGGTGGGGTACACGGAGGAGGAGCTTAAGGCCCAGGGCATCCCCTACAAGGTGGGCCGGTTCCCCTACTCCGCCTCCGGCCGGGCCCGGGCCATGGGGGAGACGGAGGGCTTCGTCAAGGTCCTGGCCCACCGGGACACGGACCGCATCCTGGGGGTCCACGGCATCGGGGCCCGGGTGGGGGACGTGCTGGCGGAGGCCGCTCTAGCTATCTTCTTCAAGGCCAGCGCCGAGGACCTGGGCCGCGCCCCCCACGCCCACCCTTCCCTTTCCGAGATCCTCAAGGAGGCCGCCCTGGCGGCGTGGGAGAGGCCGATTCACCTTTAA